The proteins below come from a single Dermatophilaceae bacterium Soc4.6 genomic window:
- a CDS encoding NAD(P)/FAD-dependent oxidoreductase, whose protein sequence is MHVERHLQSSTNRSVWAAGDSADTAGMPLTPVAVSEAKVAASNMLNGTTTPDYTGIPTRRLHRPRAGARRPVRSRGQRPGARRRDRYSDTSNWYSSYRIGGSTDAAKILIDRASDRVVGAHLLGPECGELATTLGVAIKLGLTTRRLRSATAAYPTLGSDLGSLL, encoded by the coding sequence GTGCACGTCGAACGCCACCTGCAGAGCAGCACGAACCGCTCCGTCTGGGCCGCTGGTGACTCCGCAGACACCGCCGGGATGCCGCTGACCCCGGTCGCGGTCTCCGAGGCCAAGGTCGCCGCGTCGAACATGCTCAACGGCACCACCACCCCGGACTACACCGGGATCCCGACCCGCCGTCTTCACCGTCCCCGAGCTGGTGCGCGTCGGCCTGTTCGAAGCCGAGGCCAACGACCGGGCGCTCGACGTCGAGATCGCTACTCCGACACCAGCAACTGGTACTCCAGCTACCGCATCGGGGGGTCCACCGACGCCGCCAAGATCCTCATCGACCGGGCGAGTGACCGGGTCGTCGGCGCCCACCTGCTCGGACCCGAGTGCGGCGAGCTGGCCACCACCCTCGGTGTGGCCATCAAGTTGGGACTGACCACCCGCCGGCTGAGGTCAGCCACCGCCGCCTACCCCACCCTCGGATCCGACCTCGGCTCCCTGCTCTAG
- a CDS encoding heavy metal-binding domain-containing protein: MHPQIQRPGPGACPICGMALEPMTVTADRGPNQELLDMTRRFWVGLALATPVFLLEMGSHLFSAVQDLVPAAVSTWVQFVLATPVVLWAGWPFFVRGWASVRTRNLNMFTLIAMGTGVAWAYSVVATVAPGIFPPSFRTMGTVDVYFEAAAVITVLVLLGQVLELRAREQTSGAIKALLDLTPKTAHPG; this comes from the coding sequence ATGCACCCGCAGATCCAGCGGCCCGGGCCGGGCGCCTGCCCGATCTGCGGGATGGCCCTCGAGCCGATGACGGTGACCGCGGACCGTGGCCCCAACCAAGAGCTGCTCGACATGACCCGTCGTTTCTGGGTCGGTCTCGCGTTGGCTACCCCGGTGTTCTTGCTCGAGATGGGCAGCCACCTGTTCAGCGCCGTGCAGGACCTGGTCCCGGCGGCGGTCTCGACCTGGGTCCAGTTCGTCCTGGCCACCCCGGTCGTGCTGTGGGCCGGCTGGCCGTTCTTCGTTCGCGGGTGGGCCTCGGTCCGGACCCGCAACCTCAACATGTTCACCCTGATCGCGATGGGCACCGGCGTCGCCTGGGCCTACAGCGTCGTCGCCACCGTCGCGCCGGGGATCTTCCCCCCGTCGTTCCGCACGATGGGTACGGTCGACGTGTACTTCGAGGCGGCGGCGGTGATCACCGTGCTGGTCCTGCTGGGACAGGTGCTCGAGCTCCGGGCCAGAGAACAGACCTCAGGAGCGATCAAGGCCCTGCTCGACCTCACGCCCAAGACGGCTCATCCAGGCTGA
- a CDS encoding SHOCT domain-containing protein, translating into MMWWGNSGWGAGTWTVMVLMMVVFWGAAITVGVWAIRRARAGVREGGASMPVDRAESELAERFARGEIDEAQFTRTRSILHSSDPSRPDSEV; encoded by the coding sequence ATGATGTGGTGGGGAAACAGTGGTTGGGGTGCCGGCACGTGGACGGTGATGGTCCTGATGATGGTGGTCTTCTGGGGAGCGGCGATCACGGTGGGGGTCTGGGCCATCCGCCGCGCCCGTGCAGGGGTGCGGGAAGGCGGTGCGTCGATGCCGGTCGACCGAGCGGAAAGTGAGCTGGCCGAGCGCTTTGCGCGGGGAGAGATCGACGAGGCACAGTTCACGCGCACCCGGTCCATCCTGCACTCGAGTGACCCGTCGCGCCCCGACTCCGAGGTCTGA
- a CDS encoding DUF6153 family protein, whose protein sequence is MSPAHTRRSGLAWHGLWPAGGQTHLRFLAVVGLIVGVVAMHSLGLGHGPMSAGHSMSAGTTQMAGMGASSEAHATTSVVADVGAVVGVDPSHQMAAMCLAVLPFLVLLIARMLGFRIRGLGSAARLLPAWGNVRSDRAPPAYRCPSLLKLCILRT, encoded by the coding sequence ATGAGTCCTGCCCACACCCGCCGGTCCGGCCTGGCGTGGCACGGCCTCTGGCCTGCGGGGGGCCAGACACATCTGCGGTTCCTCGCTGTGGTGGGGCTGATCGTGGGGGTCGTCGCCATGCACTCCCTCGGCCTCGGACACGGGCCGATGTCGGCGGGGCACTCGATGTCGGCGGGGACCACGCAGATGGCCGGGATGGGCGCGTCCTCCGAGGCCCACGCGACAACGTCGGTGGTGGCCGACGTGGGGGCGGTGGTCGGGGTCGATCCGTCGCACCAGATGGCCGCGATGTGCCTGGCCGTCCTCCCGTTCCTCGTTCTGCTCATCGCCCGGATGCTGGGCTTCCGAATTCGGGGTCTGGGTTCCGCGGCACGGCTCCTCCCCGCGTGGGGGAACGTCCGGAGCGATCGGGCTCCGCCGGCGTACCGGTGTCCGTCCTTGCTGAAGCTCTGCATCCTGCGCACCTGA
- a CDS encoding DUF305 domain-containing protein: MNLTMRTLALPVVTVATALALASCGGSSAGNPGQDMPGMNSASRPATTSASVGPAAAGPHNPADVTFAAGMIPHHRQAVTMAQMALTTATNPGIKDLATAIKAAQDPEIETMSGWLTGWGQPVPAPTQDMSQMGSSTSGTMGDGTVGGSDMGSIGGMGGMMSDQQMSQLSGTSGAAFDKLWLQLMTAHHQGAVAMARTELTDGANTEAKQLAQSIIDSQSKEITTMTTLLATLGS, from the coding sequence ATGAACCTCACCATGCGCACTCTCGCCCTGCCCGTCGTCACGGTGGCCACCGCGCTCGCCCTCGCCTCCTGTGGCGGCAGCTCGGCCGGGAACCCCGGGCAGGACATGCCCGGCATGAACAGCGCCAGCCGTCCCGCGACGACCTCGGCGTCCGTCGGACCCGCGGCGGCCGGTCCCCACAACCCGGCCGACGTGACCTTCGCGGCCGGGATGATCCCGCACCACCGACAAGCCGTCACGATGGCGCAGATGGCCCTCACCACGGCGACCAACCCTGGCATCAAGGACCTGGCCACCGCCATCAAGGCAGCCCAGGACCCCGAGATCGAGACGATGTCAGGCTGGCTCACCGGCTGGGGCCAGCCCGTCCCCGCGCCCACCCAGGACATGTCCCAGATGGGATCCTCCACCTCGGGCACCATGGGCGACGGGACGGTCGGCGGCTCCGACATGGGCAGCATTGGGGGGATGGGGGGGATGATGTCCGACCAGCAGATGTCGCAGCTGTCCGGCACGAGCGGGGCGGCGTTCGACAAGCTGTGGCTGCAGCTGATGACGGCGCACCACCAGGGCGCCGTGGCCATGGCCCGGACCGAGCTCACCGACGGTGCCAACACCGAGGCCAAGCAGCTCGCGCAGAGCATCATCGACAGCCAGAGCAAGGAGATCACCACCATGACCACCCTGCTCGCCACCCTCGGCAGCTGA
- a CDS encoding aldolase, with product MYRLLYGHGLGNGTAMFLPYDQGLEHGPRDFFVNPPAADPAYIVRLAVEGRFNGVALQVGNAEKFYGDHAGQVPLILKLNGRTELPPSDAPFSPLNASVRDAVRLGADAVGYTLYVGSSRQAEDFAQFRTVREDAESYGMPIIVWAYPRGSAVHNAGGQDSFYAIDYAARTAAELGADIVKVNFPDPTVTQGVKAPYDRLFTTEQAVAAVVASAGRALVVFSGGMKVDDETVLSRTREAMNAGAVGVIYGRNVWQRDHDESLRFAAQLRSILARYPAASAEPT from the coding sequence TTGTACCGTCTCCTGTACGGTCATGGCCTCGGTAACGGCACCGCGATGTTCCTGCCCTACGACCAGGGCTTGGAGCACGGGCCTCGGGACTTCTTCGTCAACCCCCCCGCTGCTGACCCGGCATACATCGTGCGTCTGGCTGTGGAGGGTCGCTTCAACGGTGTCGCGCTTCAGGTGGGCAACGCCGAGAAGTTCTACGGCGACCACGCCGGGCAGGTGCCGCTCATCCTCAAGCTCAACGGCCGGACCGAACTGCCGCCGAGCGATGCCCCGTTCTCGCCCCTCAACGCCTCGGTCCGCGACGCGGTCCGCCTCGGCGCCGACGCGGTCGGGTACACCCTCTACGTCGGGTCCTCCCGGCAGGCGGAGGACTTCGCCCAGTTCCGGACAGTCCGCGAGGACGCCGAGTCGTACGGGATGCCGATCATCGTCTGGGCTTACCCCCGCGGCAGCGCGGTGCACAACGCGGGAGGTCAGGACAGCTTCTACGCCATCGACTACGCGGCCCGCACCGCGGCCGAGCTGGGCGCCGACATCGTCAAGGTGAACTTTCCCGACCCAACCGTCACGCAGGGCGTCAAGGCGCCCTATGACCGCCTGTTCACCACCGAACAGGCTGTTGCGGCGGTGGTCGCCTCAGCCGGACGCGCCCTCGTGGTGTTCTCCGGCGGGATGAAGGTTGACGACGAGACGGTGCTGTCACGCACTCGCGAGGCGATGAACGCTGGGGCGGTCGGGGTGATCTACGGCCGCAATGTCTGGCAACGCGACCACGACGAGTCGCTACGCTTCGCTGCCCAGCTTCGTTCCATCCTCGCCCGGTACCCCGCCGCTAGCGCAGAGCCGACGTGA
- a CDS encoding alpha/beta fold hydrolase codes for MILLLHGLIASGDSFGAPYDDLGRSARVVVPDLLGFGGSRDMAGPYDTAAHVAALDAALVALDLDRQPTTVVGHSMGGALAIRWAAAHSDRTHAVVTFGAPLYRTSAEADARMGAMGPLVALLAGEGAVSEGVCAWSCRHRGLASWLAVVSRPDLPVAIARSGVNHTWASFSGSLTSLVRDGGWALALQALDERGTPVVIADGARDPVPVPGRSSALSRRLANVRHETCQHADHLLPLTDPQWCLSLIDQATTPKGDPRASPGGSSRSASRRPK; via the coding sequence GTGATCCTGCTCCTGCACGGGCTCATCGCCTCCGGCGACAGCTTCGGCGCCCCTTACGACGACCTGGGACGATCGGCCCGCGTCGTCGTGCCCGATCTGCTCGGCTTCGGCGGATCGAGGGACATGGCCGGCCCGTACGACACGGCCGCACACGTGGCCGCCCTCGACGCCGCCCTCGTCGCACTCGACCTGGACCGGCAGCCAACCACCGTGGTCGGCCACTCGATGGGCGGCGCACTCGCAATCCGCTGGGCAGCGGCCCACTCCGATCGGACACACGCAGTCGTGACGTTCGGAGCGCCGCTGTATCGAACCAGCGCGGAGGCCGACGCACGCATGGGGGCTATGGGTCCGCTCGTGGCTCTCCTTGCGGGCGAGGGTGCCGTGTCTGAGGGAGTCTGCGCCTGGTCGTGCCGCCACCGTGGGCTCGCGTCGTGGCTGGCAGTGGTCTCCAGGCCCGACCTTCCTGTCGCGATCGCCCGCAGCGGCGTCAACCACACCTGGGCGAGCTTCTCCGGCTCTCTCACCAGCCTCGTCCGCGACGGCGGATGGGCGCTCGCACTGCAGGCCCTCGATGAGCGAGGAACCCCGGTCGTCATCGCCGACGGCGCCCGCGATCCCGTTCCCGTCCCCGGACGCTCCAGCGCGCTCTCCCGACGACTTGCGAATGTCCGGCACGAGACTTGCCAGCACGCCGATCACCTACTCCCCCTGACCGACCCCCAATGGTGCCTCTCCCTGATCGACCAGGCCACCACACCCAAAGGTGACCCCAGGGCCAGTCCGGGTGGCTCCTCGAGGTCGGCCTCACGGAGGCCTAAGTGA
- the htpX gene encoding zinc metalloprotease HtpX, which yields MSRSRFEPDRGLTARMLVTTFLLGLLWVVFTVALIVLIKSAVLAVVIGGGLLFAQYWFSDRIALYAMHGRIVTPEEAPELHGVIDRLCALADMPKPAVAIADVDVPNAFATGRSPARAVVCATTGLLRRLDTEELEGVLAHELSHVAHRDVAVMTIASFLGILAGLITRFGLYAGLYGGTGNHRGRNSKQDNTALVLIAVVTVSAVVYALSFLLTRALSRYRELSADRSGALLTGRPSALASALTKVSGEMARIPTRDLREAEAFNAFFFAPALAAGFSLTSLFATHPPLDRRLDQLADLSRQLGQVV from the coding sequence ATGAGTAGGAGCCGGTTCGAGCCCGATCGGGGCCTGACTGCACGGATGCTGGTCACTACGTTCCTCCTCGGCCTGCTGTGGGTGGTCTTCACGGTGGCGCTCATCGTGCTCATCAAGAGCGCGGTGCTCGCCGTCGTGATTGGCGGCGGGCTCCTGTTCGCGCAGTACTGGTTCTCGGACCGGATCGCGCTGTACGCCATGCACGGCCGGATCGTGACCCCTGAGGAGGCACCAGAGCTCCACGGTGTCATCGACCGGCTCTGCGCACTGGCGGACATGCCCAAGCCCGCTGTCGCGATCGCTGACGTCGACGTGCCCAACGCCTTCGCGACGGGACGCAGCCCCGCCCGGGCCGTCGTCTGCGCGACCACCGGCCTCCTGCGCCGCCTCGACACCGAGGAGCTTGAGGGGGTGCTGGCGCACGAGCTGTCCCATGTGGCGCACCGTGACGTCGCCGTCATGACCATCGCGTCCTTCCTCGGCATCCTCGCGGGCCTGATCACCCGTTTCGGCCTGTACGCCGGCCTGTACGGCGGCACGGGCAACCACCGTGGACGCAACTCGAAGCAGGACAACACCGCGTTGGTGCTGATCGCCGTCGTCACGGTCTCGGCCGTGGTCTACGCGCTGTCGTTCCTGCTCACAAGGGCGCTGTCGCGCTACCGGGAGTTGTCCGCGGACCGGTCCGGGGCCCTACTGACCGGTCGCCCCTCTGCGCTCGCCTCGGCGCTGACCAAGGTCAGCGGTGAGATGGCTCGCATCCCCACCCGGGACCTGCGCGAGGCCGAGGCGTTCAACGCCTTCTTCTTCGCTCCGGCGCTCGCCGCAGGATTCAGCCTCACCTCGCTGTTTGCCACCCACCCCCCGCTGGACCGGCGTCTGGACCAGCTAGCCGACCTCTCCCGACAGCTCGGTCAGGTGGTGTAA
- a CDS encoding PspA/IM30 family protein, with amino-acid sequence MSLSKRLALIFRAKASRALDHAEDPRETLDYSYQKQMEMMQKVRRGLADVATSRKRVELQSQQLSTRTDKLQQQAVASLAAGREDLAREALTRRSAAQQQQGDLAQQQADLQVQQDKLTAALSRLQSKVEAFRTRKETIKASYTAAEAETRVGEAVSGISEEMSDVGLAMQRAEDKTAQMQARAGALDELMASGALEDATGSTKDDIQVELERMSSTSDVEAELTQLKTALPPGRPGPDALTPEPAQIQKATS; translated from the coding sequence ATGAGCTTGAGCAAACGCCTGGCCCTGATCTTCCGGGCGAAGGCTTCCCGGGCACTGGACCACGCCGAGGACCCGCGGGAAACGCTCGACTACTCGTACCAGAAGCAGATGGAGATGATGCAGAAGGTCCGCCGCGGTCTCGCCGATGTGGCGACCAGCCGCAAGCGGGTTGAGCTGCAGAGCCAGCAGTTGTCCACCCGCACCGACAAGCTGCAGCAGCAGGCGGTCGCCTCACTGGCTGCGGGCCGGGAGGACCTGGCCCGGGAGGCTCTGACGCGCCGGTCAGCCGCGCAGCAGCAGCAAGGCGATCTGGCCCAGCAGCAAGCCGACCTGCAAGTCCAACAGGACAAGCTCACCGCCGCCTTGTCACGGCTCCAGTCCAAGGTTGAGGCCTTCCGGACACGCAAGGAGACGATCAAGGCTAGCTACACCGCCGCCGAGGCGGAAACGCGTGTCGGTGAGGCGGTCTCGGGCATCAGCGAGGAGATGAGCGATGTCGGGCTGGCCATGCAGCGCGCCGAGGACAAGACCGCTCAGATGCAGGCCCGAGCCGGCGCGCTTGACGAGCTCATGGCCTCGGGGGCGTTGGAGGACGCCACCGGGTCGACGAAGGACGACATCCAGGTCGAGCTCGAGCGGATGTCATCGACGTCCGACGTCGAGGCCGAGCTGACACAGCTCAAGACGGCCCTGCCCCCGGGCCGGCCCGGGCCGGACGCGCTGACCCCCGAACCGGCGCAGATACAGAAGGCGACGTCATGA
- a CDS encoding SHOCT domain-containing protein — translation MWWNDGVGWGGMGGGGWVVMAVLMVAFWALVIGVINLLRRGQATNVSDTARATPPTAESVLDERFARGEIDAEEYQTRRSVLRATGRR, via the coding sequence ATGTGGTGGAACGACGGAGTGGGTTGGGGCGGTATGGGCGGGGGGGGATGGGTCGTCATGGCCGTCCTCATGGTGGCCTTCTGGGCGTTGGTCATCGGCGTGATCAACTTGCTTCGCCGGGGCCAGGCGACCAACGTCTCGGACACAGCAAGGGCTACGCCACCGACTGCCGAGAGCGTGTTGGATGAGCGCTTCGCGCGCGGCGAGATCGACGCTGAGGAGTACCAGACGCGTCGAAGCGTCCTGCGCGCCACTGGGCGACGGTAA
- a CDS encoding multicopper oxidase family protein, with the protein MVTAQLTPRATTIDLGGLSVPTWVYGDSVPGPLLRANAGDRLQVAVRNTLPAPTSVHWHGIALRNDMDGVPGITQKPIDPGAGFTYDFTASDPGTYFYHPHSGVQLDRGLHGVLIIDDPREPDHYDQEWIVVLDDWIDGTGTTPDKVLTKLRATTSSGGMGGMGGMGGMGETMQSPLLGGAGDIAYPHYLVNGRIPTNPVTLAGKPGQRVRIRLINAGSDTAFRVALGGHQMTVTHTDGYPVQPAVADAVLIGMGERFDVLVTLADGVFPLVASAEGKTGQGMAVVRTSPAGAAPAATATPSELTRRVLLGTDLLASERSRLPDRAVDTSHDLVLGGSMTGYRWTLNGKSFPDTAPLEVRQGERVRLRFTNQTMMFHPMHVHGHTFALTAGGTRKDTVIVRPMQTVEVDLQADNPGQWATHCHNIYHAEAGMMTTLSYRA; encoded by the coding sequence GTGGTCACTGCCCAGCTCACCCCTAGGGCCACGACCATCGACCTCGGTGGCCTGAGTGTGCCGACGTGGGTCTACGGTGACAGCGTCCCAGGCCCGCTGCTGCGCGCGAATGCCGGTGACCGGTTGCAGGTGGCCGTCAGGAACACCCTTCCGGCACCGACCAGCGTGCATTGGCACGGCATCGCCCTGCGCAACGACATGGACGGCGTCCCCGGGATCACCCAGAAGCCCATCGACCCGGGGGCCGGGTTCACCTATGACTTCACGGCGTCCGACCCGGGCACGTACTTCTACCACCCGCACTCCGGGGTCCAGCTCGACCGCGGACTACACGGGGTCCTGATCATCGACGACCCCCGCGAGCCCGACCACTACGACCAGGAATGGATCGTCGTCCTCGACGACTGGATCGACGGCACCGGCACCACCCCGGACAAGGTCCTGACCAAGCTCAGGGCCACCACCAGCAGCGGTGGCATGGGCGGCATGGGCGGCATGGGCGGCATGGGCGAGACCATGCAGTCGCCGCTGCTGGGCGGGGCGGGTGACATCGCCTACCCGCATTACCTCGTCAACGGCCGGATCCCCACCAACCCGGTCACTCTGGCGGGCAAGCCCGGTCAACGGGTCCGTATCCGCCTCATCAACGCCGGCTCCGACACCGCCTTCCGGGTCGCTCTCGGCGGACACCAGATGACCGTCACCCACACCGACGGCTACCCCGTGCAGCCCGCCGTCGCCGACGCCGTGCTCATCGGCATGGGCGAGCGTTTCGATGTGCTCGTCACCCTCGCTGACGGTGTCTTCCCCCTGGTCGCGTCCGCCGAGGGCAAGACCGGTCAGGGGATGGCCGTCGTTCGCACCAGCCCCGCAGGCGCGGCGCCCGCGGCGACGGCCACCCCGTCGGAGCTCACCCGGCGGGTTCTGCTCGGCACCGATCTCCTCGCCTCAGAGCGGTCCCGACTCCCGGACCGCGCCGTCGACACCAGCCACGACCTCGTCCTGGGCGGGTCCATGACCGGCTACCGGTGGACCCTCAACGGCAAGAGCTTCCCCGACACCGCGCCATTGGAGGTCCGACAGGGAGAACGAGTCAGACTTCGTTTCACGAACCAGACCATGATGTTCCACCCCATGCACGTCCACGGTCACACGTTTGCCCTGACCGCCGGCGGGACGCGCAAGGACACGGTGATCGTCCGACCGATGCAGACGGTGGAGGTCGACCTCCAAGCCGACAACCCCGGTCAGTGGGCCACCCACTGCCACAACATCTACCACGCCGAAGCTGGCATGATGACGACCTTGTCCTACCGGGCCTGA
- a CDS encoding SHOCT domain-containing protein has protein sequence MTLLMIAFWALVVGGVFALFRNGRQVTSKGESDSGPTGPSAENVLDDRFARGEIDAEEYQARRALLNATAALTTPLPSPPRRLR, from the coding sequence ATGACCCTCCTCATGATCGCCTTCTGGGCGCTGGTCGTGGGCGGCGTGTTCGCCCTTTTCCGCAATGGCCGGCAAGTGACGTCGAAGGGAGAGTCGGACTCGGGCCCGACCGGACCAAGTGCCGAGAACGTTCTCGACGACCGGTTCGCCCGCGGGGAGATCGACGCCGAGGAATACCAAGCACGCCGCGCCCTCCTCAACGCCACCGCAGCGCTAACCACTCCACTACCGTCTCCCCCGCGCCGACTTCGCTGA
- a CDS encoding response regulator transcription factor translates to MVVEDEVALAGVLGSYLEREGFDVYLRHDGQAAVASAREVDPDIVILDLGLPGLDGIEVCRQLRTFSDAYVVMLTARDDEIDKLVGLSVGADDYMTKPFSPRELVARVHALLRRPRHTQPLGTAANDGPVLRTFGALSVDLLGRDVWLEGEPVSLTRTEFDLLAALSEHPGMALSRRQLIDQVWGSGWVGDEHLVDVHIGHLRRKLNDEATTSKFVRTVRGIGYRMGTGQ, encoded by the coding sequence ATGGTTGTGGAAGACGAGGTCGCCTTGGCGGGTGTGTTGGGTAGCTACCTCGAGCGTGAGGGGTTCGATGTGTATCTCAGGCACGACGGCCAGGCGGCCGTCGCGTCGGCCCGCGAGGTCGACCCGGACATCGTGATCCTCGACCTCGGTCTGCCGGGTCTGGACGGGATCGAGGTGTGTCGCCAGCTGCGGACGTTCTCCGACGCGTACGTGGTGATGTTGACCGCTCGCGACGACGAGATCGACAAGCTGGTCGGCCTGTCCGTGGGCGCAGACGACTACATGACCAAACCCTTCAGTCCTCGCGAGCTGGTCGCCAGGGTGCATGCCCTGCTGCGACGTCCGCGCCACACCCAGCCACTGGGGACCGCCGCCAACGACGGGCCGGTGCTGCGCACCTTCGGTGCTCTGTCTGTGGATCTGCTGGGGCGGGACGTGTGGCTCGAAGGCGAGCCTGTCTCGCTGACCCGGACCGAGTTCGACCTGCTCGCCGCGCTGAGCGAGCACCCCGGGATGGCCTTGAGCCGACGCCAGCTAATCGACCAGGTATGGGGATCGGGCTGGGTAGGGGACGAGCACCTCGTCGACGTCCACATCGGTCACCTGCGGCGCAAACTCAACGACGAGGCCACCACCTCAAAGTTTGTCCGCACCGTTCGGGGTATCGGCTATCGGATGGGGACGGGCCAGTGA
- a CDS encoding ATP-binding protein has translation MATRLLAAQSLVLLGGALTTWLVASAVAPNIFHEHLQEAGVRRTSTEARHVEEAFASALIIALAVALLVSVVIALTVTWVFTRRVQRSVVAVAVAASAIAEGRPGSRVPSPALGVEFDHLAVTVNQLAQRLEGVETTRRRMLADLAHEMRTPLATIDAHLEALEDGLCELDDPTFAVLRGSTRRLGRLAQDVTTVSRAEEGQLETSLRPTDPIVLVEAAALDAKDAFDTKGIRLTTVAVDAPLVSADPQRMAQVLGNLLDNAWRHTPAGGTVTVTTSSPDPQWAEITVADTGEGISPEALAHVFDRFYRADAARTRDQGGSGIGLTITRALIAAHHGTITARSAGKGCGATFIVRLPTVSNW, from the coding sequence TTGGCCACTCGCCTGCTGGCTGCACAGTCCCTGGTCCTGCTGGGCGGGGCCTTGACCACGTGGCTGGTCGCCTCGGCCGTCGCTCCCAACATTTTCCACGAGCACCTTCAAGAGGCCGGGGTCAGGCGCACATCCACTGAGGCCAGGCATGTCGAGGAGGCGTTCGCCTCCGCGCTGATCATCGCGCTCGCCGTCGCACTGCTCGTCTCGGTGGTCATCGCCCTGACCGTCACCTGGGTGTTCACCCGCCGGGTGCAGCGCTCGGTCGTCGCGGTTGCCGTCGCCGCCTCCGCGATCGCCGAGGGAAGGCCGGGCTCCAGGGTCCCGAGCCCCGCCCTCGGCGTCGAGTTCGATCATCTCGCCGTCACGGTCAACCAGCTCGCGCAACGGCTCGAAGGGGTGGAGACCACCAGACGTAGGATGCTCGCCGACCTGGCCCACGAGATGCGCACCCCGCTGGCTACGATCGACGCCCATCTAGAGGCCCTCGAGGACGGGCTGTGCGAGCTCGACGACCCAACCTTCGCCGTCCTTCGCGGGAGCACCCGACGGCTGGGCCGGCTCGCCCAGGACGTCACAACCGTGTCACGGGCGGAGGAGGGCCAGCTCGAGACATCGCTGCGCCCCACCGACCCGATCGTGCTCGTCGAGGCGGCTGCCCTCGACGCCAAGGACGCGTTCGACACCAAGGGCATTCGTCTCACCACCGTTGCCGTCGACGCCCCACTCGTTTCCGCCGACCCCCAGCGGATGGCCCAGGTTCTGGGGAACCTTCTCGACAACGCCTGGCGCCACACCCCGGCGGGTGGCACCGTCACTGTGACCACGTCGAGCCCAGACCCACAATGGGCCGAGATCACCGTCGCAGATACGGGCGAAGGCATCAGTCCGGAGGCTCTCGCCCACGTTTTCGACCGGTTCTATCGAGCCGACGCCGCCCGCACCCGCGACCAGGGCGGCAGCGGGATCGGCCTGACCATCACCCGAGCCCTCATCGCAGCTCACCACGGGACTATCACCGCCCGGAGCGCGGGAAAGGGCTGCGGAGCCACCTTCATCGTCCGCCTTCCCACGGTGAGTAATTGGTGA
- a CDS encoding potassium channel family protein has product MAVVLVVLRDVFHTLLHPSGHGQLSRALTRFAWFLARRSGTAGMRLAGPLAMMAVIGAWAVLTILGWAMIYLPHLPSSFSYGPGLDPARRSVVADALYLSLVVGATLGFGDIVPVSGWLRLVTPLEALMGFALFTASVTWILQIYPALATRRALAIRLRLLAERGAQAADLAPSVLHGLAADLVAVRVDLQQYNLTYYFHDGHETSLAVALPAVLALGDDAAGATDHERRLAGAVLRSAVEDLTALLDRQYLRTAGTPAEIVAAYGRDHHQG; this is encoded by the coding sequence ATGGCGGTCGTCCTGGTGGTCCTGCGCGACGTCTTCCACACACTGCTTCACCCTTCGGGCCACGGCCAGCTCTCTCGGGCCCTTACCCGCTTCGCATGGTTCCTCGCCCGCCGAAGCGGCACCGCGGGAATGCGTCTGGCCGGTCCACTGGCCATGATGGCCGTGATCGGGGCGTGGGCCGTGCTGACGATTCTTGGCTGGGCGATGATCTACCTCCCGCACCTGCCGAGCTCCTTCTCCTACGGCCCGGGCCTCGACCCTGCCCGCCGCTCGGTCGTGGCCGATGCGCTCTACCTGTCGCTCGTCGTCGGCGCCACACTGGGTTTCGGCGACATCGTGCCGGTGTCGGGATGGCTGCGCCTGGTCACCCCGCTCGAGGCGCTGATGGGCTTCGCGCTGTTCACCGCCTCAGTGACCTGGATCCTGCAGATCTACCCCGCGCTGGCGACCCGGCGGGCGCTTGCGATCCGGCTGCGCCTGCTGGCCGAGCGGGGGGCGCAGGCAGCCGACCTGGCGCCGTCGGTCCTGCACGGCCTGGCTGCCGACCTTGTGGCGGTCCGTGTCGACCTGCAGCAGTACAACCTGACCTACTACTTCCACGACGGCCACGAAACCTCACTGGCCGTTGCACTGCCGGCCGTGCTGGCTCTCGGTGACGACGCCGCGGGCGCGACTGATCATGAACGACGACTGGCGGGGGCAGTGCTGCGCAGCGCCGTCGAAGACCTTACCGCCCTACTGGACCGGCAGTACCTCAGGACCGCTGGTACCCCTGCGGAGATCGTTGCAGCCTATGGACGCGACCACCACCAGGGCTGA